One Xyrauchen texanus isolate HMW12.3.18 chromosome 34, RBS_HiC_50CHRs, whole genome shotgun sequence genomic window carries:
- the LOC127627340 gene encoding E3 ubiquitin-protein ligase TRIM35-like, whose translation MNDETLLSLPSTEEASCINEEFKKLHQFLHDEEAARITALREEEEQMAAEDLSFLQNFTSTMRRAQVTPADPEIISGVLINVPKHLSNLKFTVIQKMQENVEYTPVTLDPNTADCNLIVSDDLISVRVSEEKQLLPDNTERFDDLCVLGSEGLSYCVSSFIESSSVFSYNQGQ comes from the exons ATGAATGATGAGACACTCTTGAGTTTGCCCAGCACTGAAGAGGCCTCATGT ATTAATGAGGAGTTTAAGAAACTTCACCAGTTTCTACATGATGAAGAGGCAGCCAGAATAACAGcactgagagaggaagaggagcagaTGGCAGCTGAAGATCTTTCATTTCTACAGAACTTTACGAGCACAATGAGAAG AGCCCAGGTTACACCAGCAGATCCAGAGATCATTTCAGGAGTTCTGATCAATGTCCCAAAACATCTGAGCAACCTGAAGTTCACTGTGATACAGAAGATGCAGGAAAACGTTGAATACA CTCCAGTGACTTTGGACCCAAACACTGCTGACTGTAATCTCATCGTGTCTGATGATCTGATCAGTGTGAGAGTCAGTGAAGAGAAACAGCTGCTTCCTGATAATACTGAGAGATTTGACGATTTGTGTGTTTTGGGATCAGAGGGTTTGTCATATTGTGTTTCATCATTTATAGAATCCAGTTCTGTTTTCAGCTACAATCAGGGCCAGTAA